One Globicephala melas chromosome 17, mGloMel1.2, whole genome shotgun sequence DNA window includes the following coding sequences:
- the CALB1 gene encoding calbindin yields MAESHLQSSVITASQFFEIWLHFDADGSGYLEGKELQNLIQELQQARKKAGLELSPEMKTFVDQYGQKDDGKIGIVELAHVLPTEENFLLLFRCQQLKSCEEFMKTWRKYDTDHSGFIETEELKNFLKDLLEKANKTVDDKKLAEYTDLMLKLFDSNNDGKLELTEMARLLPVQENFLLKFQGVKMCGKEFNKAFELYDQDGNGYIDENELDALLKDLCEKNKQDLDINNIPMYKKSIMALSDGGKLYRTDLALILSAGDN; encoded by the exons ATGGCAGAATCCCACCTGCAATCATCCGTGATCACAGCCTCACAGTTTTTCGAGATCTGGCTTCATTTCGACGCTGACG GAAGTGGTTACCTGGAAGGAAAAGAGCTTCAGAACTTGATTCAGGAGCTCCAGCAAGCGCGGAAGAAGGCTGGATTG gagTTATCACCTGAGATGAAAACTTTTGTGGATCAGTATGGGCAAAAAGATGATGGAAAAATAGGAATTGTAGAG tTGGCTCATGTATTACCCACAGAAGAGAACTTCCTGCTGCTCTTCCGATGCCAGCAGCTGAAGTCCTGTGAGGAATTCATGAAG ACATGGAGAAAATATGATACTGATCACAGTGGCTTCATAGAAACTGAGGAGCTTAAG AACTTTCTAAAGGACCTGCTGGAAAAAGCAAACAAGACTGTTGATGATAAAAAACTAGCTGAGTATACAGACCTAATG CTGAAATTGTTTGATTCAAATAATGATGGGAAGCTGGAATTAACTGAGATGGCCAG GTTACTGCCAGTGCAGgagaattttcttcttaaatttcag GGAGTCAAAATGTGTGGGAAAGAATTCAATAAAGCTTTTGAGTTATATGATCag GATGGCAATGGATACATAGATGAAAATGAACTGGATGCTTTACTGAAGGAcctatgtgagaaaaataaacag GATCTGGATATTAATAATATTCCAATGTACAAGAAAAGCATAATGGCTTTATCGGATGGAGGGAAGCTGTACCGAACGGATCTTGCTCTTATTCTCTCTGCTGGGGACAACTAG